One Micromonospora sp. WMMD1120 genomic region harbors:
- a CDS encoding response regulator transcription factor gives MRIVIAEDDPLLREGLALLLRAEDLDVVATAATPGEFLVAVDEHGPDVAIVDVRMPPTHTDEGIVAAVEARRRRPGLAVLVLSAYVEQAFATELFSVGAVGLGYLLKERVGRVEEFLTALHRVADGGSVIDPEVVAQLLARNRRTDTALGELSPREREVLGLMAEGLGNTAIAERLFVTDGAVHKHIRSIFSKLRLPPDDQTDRRVTAVLRYLNGERR, from the coding sequence GTGCGGATCGTGATCGCCGAGGACGACCCGCTGCTGCGGGAGGGGTTGGCGCTGCTGCTGCGGGCGGAGGATCTGGACGTGGTGGCCACCGCCGCGACCCCTGGCGAGTTCCTCGTCGCCGTGGACGAGCACGGGCCGGACGTCGCGATCGTGGACGTGCGGATGCCGCCGACCCACACCGACGAGGGCATCGTGGCCGCTGTGGAGGCGCGGCGACGGCGCCCCGGCCTCGCGGTGCTGGTCCTGTCGGCGTACGTGGAGCAGGCGTTCGCCACCGAGCTGTTCTCGGTCGGCGCCGTCGGGCTCGGCTACCTGTTGAAGGAGCGGGTGGGCCGGGTCGAGGAGTTCCTCACCGCGCTGCACCGCGTCGCGGACGGCGGCAGCGTGATCGACCCGGAGGTGGTGGCGCAACTGCTCGCCCGCAACCGTCGCACGGACACGGCGCTGGGCGAGCTGTCACCGCGCGAACGCGAGGTGCTGGGGTTGATGGCCGAGGGGCTCGGCAACACCGCGATCGCCGAACGGCTGTTCGTCACCGACGGCGCGGTGCACAAGCACATCCGCAGCATCTTCTCGAAGCTCCGGCTTCCACCGGACGACCAGACCGACCGGCGGGTCACCGCGGTGCTGCGCTACCTCAACGGCGAGCGACGGTAG
- a CDS encoding sensor histidine kinase, with protein sequence MPYVRGRVRASVEALERLVGGLGTATLALGALLWAAIVAVACLVGVGLLAAPGAVRAVRFVADRERARLSRWGDPIPTPGPAPAGLRTAARDPFVRRELGWVALYSVIGLITGLVGLSLPIYAVQDVTFPLWYRLIPADAGAPTIVWWRIEDLPDALAVGLLGVGWLAAAIWFGPVLARIQAWPSRWLLSPPPGVDLSLRVAELTATRAAALDAHAVELRRIERSLHDGTQNRLVALNVLLGAARRAVRRDPDRADEILGRAQDAAEQALGELRTVVRGILPPVLDDRGLAGALAGLAGSCSVPCRLEVDVAVRCAASVEATAYFVVAEALTNVVRHSGASQVDVAVRRERGRLLVSVEDDGRGAADETRGSGLTGIRRRVEAYDGRMTLTSPSGGPTRMDVELPCGS encoded by the coding sequence ATGCCGTACGTGCGGGGGCGGGTGCGCGCCTCGGTCGAGGCCCTGGAGCGCCTCGTCGGCGGGCTGGGCACCGCCACGCTGGCGCTGGGCGCGCTGCTCTGGGCGGCGATCGTCGCGGTGGCCTGCCTGGTCGGGGTGGGGCTGCTGGCGGCGCCCGGCGCGGTGCGGGCGGTGCGCTTCGTGGCCGACCGCGAGCGGGCCCGGCTGTCCCGCTGGGGCGACCCGATCCCCACCCCGGGGCCGGCGCCAGCCGGGCTGCGGACGGCGGCGCGAGATCCCTTCGTGCGCCGGGAGCTCGGCTGGGTCGCGCTGTACTCCGTCATCGGCCTGATCACCGGGCTGGTGGGGCTCTCGCTGCCGATCTACGCCGTGCAGGACGTCACGTTCCCGCTCTGGTACCGGCTGATCCCCGCCGACGCCGGCGCGCCGACGATCGTCTGGTGGCGCATCGAGGACCTGCCCGACGCGCTCGCGGTCGGGTTGCTCGGGGTGGGCTGGCTGGCCGCCGCGATCTGGTTCGGTCCGGTCCTGGCCCGGATTCAGGCCTGGCCGAGCCGGTGGCTGCTGTCCCCACCGCCGGGTGTCGACCTGTCGCTGCGGGTGGCCGAGCTGACCGCCACCCGCGCCGCGGCGCTCGACGCGCACGCCGTCGAACTACGCCGGATCGAACGGTCGCTGCACGACGGCACCCAGAACCGGTTGGTCGCGCTGAACGTGCTGCTGGGCGCCGCACGGCGCGCGGTGCGCCGCGATCCGGACCGCGCCGACGAGATCCTCGGGCGGGCACAGGACGCCGCGGAGCAGGCGCTCGGTGAGCTGCGTACGGTGGTGCGCGGAATCCTGCCGCCGGTGCTCGACGACCGGGGCCTCGCCGGCGCGCTGGCGGGCCTGGCAGGCAGTTGCTCGGTGCCCTGCCGACTCGAGGTGGACGTGGCGGTACGGTGTGCGGCCTCGGTCGAGGCCACCGCGTACTTCGTGGTGGCCGAGGCGCTGACCAACGTCGTCCGGCACAGCGGCGCGAGCCAGGTCGACGTGGCCGTACGCCGGGAACGCGGCCGGCTGCTGGTGAGCGTCGAGGACGACGGGCGCGGCGCCGCCGACGAGACTCGGGGCTCAGGGCTCACCGGCATCCGCCGACGGGTCGAGGCGTACGACGGCCGGATGACACTGACCAGCCCATCGGGCGGGCCGACGAGAATGGACGTGGAACTGCCGTGCGGATCGTGA